In Euphorbia lathyris chromosome 10, ddEupLath1.1, whole genome shotgun sequence, the DNA window TGGAGCCTTTGACCTCTAAGGTTTCATTTGGACCCTTTGGTGGTGATTGGAAATGCACCTCTAGGGTAGAATAACCTCTCTTTTTGGTGGTGTTAACGAGGGTGGTGtcgattttattattttcttctttGGTTTTCCTTTCGATTTTTTTCCTAAAGCTTGTCGAAGCATTCCTTAAAATTTGACTTTCATTTCTTTAATAGAGATTCTTAACTCTTATCTCACATTTTGAAACTCATTTCTCGTTTCTTGCTCAAATCTTAAATTCGTTTCTCAATGGCTTCCATTTGTTTTTGAGCAATTTTTGGTAGACCATGACTAAAGAAGTTTGGTGTTAGGAAACATTTGAATTTGATACCAAGTGATGCAAAGAGGGATTGAGAGAAAAAAATAGATGAAGATTTTAACCTTAAACCAAGGGAGCCTTGGACATCAAGATTTTGTAACAATTAGCTCCACTAAACTAATTTTTTAAGCATATACCATATTTCATGGTCTTTCTAACCATGACTTGACTgctaaatttaaattataagaGCTGTATTATAGGAAAAATCATTGACATTAGTAGTAACTTTGGCTGCTAATTATCATCCAAAATTTAGGATCAACCTTACAAATGAATAACTTCAAGACAGTGTAATCCTTCCCTAGTTTGTTGATTGTCCTTGTTTAAAACAGTCATTAACTCTTCATCTTTATTAAATGAAATTCTTCTATCTTCTGCATCACCTGCTTCATGGTACTCGTTCTCATCATCCTCATCAATCTCCTCATCActttcatcatcatcattgtcGTCATCATTATCTTCGAATGTAGATGCCCCGTTTATTCTATTTACGCTGTGATAATTATCTGTATCTCCAACAAGCTGATTAGCTTCTTCTTGTTCGTCTGGTGTTTTGGCCAAAGATAAAAGTATGTTCTTCGATTTCTTGTCGGGAGGAAGTCCGAAGCGTTCCATTTCCTTGTACCAAATAACAGCACTTCCGAAATCTTTGTTCTTTCCATGTGCATCCATTATTGTAGTAAATATTGTTTGATTTGCTTTGATGCCACTTAGCTGCATTTGTTCATATTTATCCATCATCTTTTCGAGATCATTTAACTTAGCATACCCTTTGATCAGTGTCCCGTACGTAATAACGTTAGGTTCGAATCCATCTTGTTTCAGTCTATTGAAGAACTTCTCGGCACCAATCATGTCAGACGCATTCACATATGCTGACAACATTGTTGTGTAAGAGCAAAGATCTGGAGTGCATCTGCAAAGAATGAAATGTACAGCACATGACTTTCTGACCCATTGAAACATATAATAATCAAACACAAGTAATTCCAGTGCAGTAATCATACGCTATTGTAAACTCTAAATCCTCATCGGAATAAGATAGCTTCACGAGTCTAATAATGAAAATTACTTGAGAGTATAATCTCACAAACTAATTCAAGCAATGTTTGCTACAATGGATTCTGCAATATGGCACGGAGCCAGGACTTTCAGTGTGATTGTGTAAAGCGAATAatctaatcatttcaagtttacAGCAAGATTCTAATATTAGTCAGGTCCGGAAAACTTccttaaattaaataacatcAACTCCAAGAAAGCTCCTCCAAATTATTGTTCATGTGTAATTCAACTCGAACAAAGCTATTGCCTAGGAATTTTCGCATTTCTCGATTACATTGATAGTTAATCTTATCAGTTCACAATTTCTTAACCATTTTCTAGCTTGCACATCCAGATAAAGATATTTGAAATAGGCACTCTGCCATTGTGGGTAGCCAAAGGCCTAGAGACCCCAAATTATGGGATCTAAGGATGATGCCACAGCATTAACACTAGAGTGCGAGATACCCTACCATCAGGCCCGAACAAAAAGGGATACAATGTTCATATAGGGAGCTGTACAATTCATGTTAATCACATCTACTATCTAAGAGCAATATGTATCTTGTTAAATTGTTTGGAAGGTCCAAAACTTGACGGAACAGAACTCAGAAACTGGAATACGGATTTTCCTATTGTTGATCTGGGCAAAACCAAAGGCACAGTCTACAAAACAATTCACTACTTACATGTATACAAACCTTCTCCTTACCACAAATATAAGTTCAAATCATGTTTTTCAGAAGAGCAGCCCCAACTTTTAATGCAGATGAAAATATCTTACCTGTCTCTTCTCATGCTCTTGAACACCTTTTGAGCTTGTTCCACCATTCCCGAGATTGCGAAGGCATCGAGCAAAATGTTATATGCTTTGTGGGTTGGCCTATAAAATTCAGCATGATAGTATGATAAACCCCATAAGTAATGATAtggaattgaattgaacttgCAATATCTATAAATGGTATAACCAAAGATTTGCTATTATAACCAGTAAAGTTTATATTTGTCAAGCTAATCTAATTTGATTTTCCCTCAATACTTCAGATTGAAAAAATATGCACCTTAGGAATTTCATATTAGTTCCATAACATTTAATAATAACTGTAATAGACCATGTAATACACAGGAATACATGGGATACAATGTAGAGTTAGAGACTACATGAATATATTAAATTGAAGGAGAATACACATATGTACAAGAATGAGGATAGGAAGTGGACAAATATACAAATCCCTATAATTGCTCCTTTGGTTGCTGTCTGGAACTTTTCTATGATAGCTAGCTATGTTCACATTTGTACATACTATAGCACTCCGCCTCAAGTTGGAGCATGGGTAACAATCATGCCCAACTTGTCACAGATATAGTTAACGCGACAAAGCTTTAGCAGAAACACAACTAGTTGAAATAACTGGAGATTATCACTGGAAATACAGAGACAGAACAGAAGAAGTGAGCGGAGGCTGAGATGTGGTGAGACAAAAACACAACTCCAGAAGAGTGGCTGCTCGCTTGGGCAGACCCGAAAGTGGTTGATCTCTAAGACAAACCCAAAACTGGCTGCTCTCTATGCAAACCCCGTACATGATTGCTAATTGTGGGAAACCCAGAAGTGACTGCTCTCTAGGGCAGACACAAAAGACAGGATAGGAAAAGAAACAAATTCAATCTGAGAAGCTCGAACTTAGACAACCAAAACTTGAACCGAAACAAAGAAGCTCAACTAGGCTTTGATACGATACCATGTAATATACAGGaatacatgggataccatgtagagTAAGAGACTACATGAATATattaaattgaaggaaaatacacacatatatatatatatatatatatatacaagaatgAGGATAGGAAGTGGACAAACATACTACGTTTACATTGGTTCATACtataaaaaagggcggcccggtgcactatgcGTCCCCacttaagcgagggtccggggagggatcccaccacaaggatgtactgggggcaagccttcccctgccaattttttggcaagaggccgctcctaagactcgaacctgctcagtcacacgacaacaacgtttaccattgcgccaaggctcgccctcacaTTGGTTCATAGTATAACAATAACAAATATCACAAGTTCGATATTGGGATCCCTGAACAACTTTACAGGAAAAAGAATTTTAAAATGCACAAACCTGACACCAGCATCCAGCATCTCCTCAAAAACAGCCAAAGCTTCTTCTTCCCTCCGAGCTTTTCCATAAACATTGATAAGTAACGCATAGCTCACAACATCAGGTCGTAGACCAGATCTTTGCATCTAAAGTTATGTTATGTATATCAAAATCTGATTTCATTAGtgaaagaaagagagaagaaatcTGAATAAAAGAGTTTAAATCTTATGAAACAGTGCATTGGAATACTCTGTCAACATGCCTCAGTAAATAGTTGCACTGATGCACAAGCAATTACTTGTACAAGTCAAGTTGCACAGAAGTACATCTCCATTCGCTACATGAACTTATAATGACTGTTGAAGACCATCTATTTATTACCCATTTTTATTCCCTCTGTTTCTTCCTCTTTTAACCTAGTGGTGCAACCTTAATATCGAGGGAGACAGTCAGGCAGATACAAATGTTCTTTAAATGCAATCGTGCATCCTTTATAGGGAGGTAAACATCAATTACTAATAGAGGTTGTTGGAGATTTCCTGATAATACATTGATTATACGGTCAAACCAGAGATATACAAGGGTTAAACGAAAGCCTACTATATTATATTTGAgatttcaaatattttattgataCAAATTGAAGTTTACTGACCACATTGAAATATTAGATAAAGTTGAGCGACCGTATTTTAACCCCATATTTAACACGACTGACTTATAAACAACATGAAATTCTGATTAATTTGACATGACTGGTGTGAGAGATGACATGAACCAACATATCGGCTTTTTATCGGATGAAATGTATTCTAGAGTTTTTGACTTCAATAGCACTAAACTAAAAGAATTGCGACTCTTTTGATCTTTTACGACTGTACTGAAAAGGTTGCCTAACTTCAATGACAGTTTGTGTATTTAACCCGAACATCTTCAATAAATTTTGACTATATAACAACCCTCATCACTGGTTAGCTAGGATAAACATATTGCATTTTTATGTTCTCTAATATTACGAGCAGCATAATCTAAAAATTTAATGAACTCAATGTACTGTCTTCGGTTAGCCAATTTCATGTCCCTTAGCAAAATCTCTGTATTCATTGAAAATTTTCTCATTAGAACTATCAAATACTaaaggcttaataggcaccccccctaaacttgtaactttttttttacctggccccctcaacttaggggacaacctctcaaccccctcaactctccaaaaaatcacatacagccccttacacccctatgttcggtcaaaatattgacccgtgtagaaaacgcgtttgactgttgaccacaccaatgccacgtgtcattttttattaaatttttccattgagacccctgctcggcgagcaagcccaattgtgctcggcgagcaactaccagagatggatttcgatcagaattcttatgccagaatgaaaaattttaataaaaaaaatgacacgtgacattggtgtggtcaacagtcaaacgcgtttagggggctgggtgcctattaagccaaTACTAAATGTTCTTTCTACAAGCTCCAAAAGGAAAAGACTTATCGAACCTTGGCAAAAGATTTATTTCAGAATATATTATTACAGCTAAGACATTATATAAATTAGCTAAGTAACACAAGTATTAAATATGTTTGATCAATTTCATCTACTTACTCTAAATAAGACTATGAGACTAGGACCCAGGCTATAGTCACATGGCAAAGTTTAATAAGTTATGCAAAAGATATTGAGGTGTTAAACGGTGATTAGACATAGTTCTCTTAATGGAATGAGatgtatatattttaatgtCAATTGAAATGATAATCAGAAATTATTTACTCACAATCTACTTGCGAAAAGGATATCAATTTGTGATATAGCGTTAAATAATGATCAGATATTATAATTCTTTGGCCACAATGACATGATTATATAATCACATTTATAATTGGACTCAAACAGGCATAAGAAATTCTAAACCTGAACTTTGGAAAAGAATCAACAAAAGCAAACATCTGATATATTACTTACTAATACAAGGAATGATACCGATTAAACTCAATAAGAGATGTAAATTAAAAACTCTTTTGACCTGAAATCTCAcacaagaaaaaccaaaaactaaatATAGAACAAACGAAATCAAACAATTGAGTTCTATGAAGCATTTGAGACACAATTTCCTTGCACATTTTCAGCAGTGATATCAGTCAATTTGCAACCACAGAGAGAAGAAAACAAATATAACAAGATAGCTATTTCGAATTGTACCTGGTCATAGATCTTTGAAACTTCCTTGTAGTTAGTCTCAAATGACATTAGACTATTATAGGTGACAGTAGATTGTGGAACCCCTCGTTCAGGCATTACTCCAAATAGTTTACGAGCTTTCTCATAATTCCCTGCTTTTCTATACATGTATATCATCATATGGAACATTTTCTGGTCGGGTTTTAGAGGTGGTTGGTCTTCATTCAAAAGAGTCTCAAAAACTTCTTCAGCCTCCTTAAACTTGTTTCCCTGTAGTAATCTCAAAAATATCATCAAGCTGCAAAATGCATCAGGTGACATCATGCAATGCAAAATGCATGATTCCTCAtagaaaaatgagaaagacaaTGTTCATAGTAGACTTTTAATAAAACTTATCAGATAGGCAATTCTCTACCCCTAATGAGAATAaagtagaaaaaagaaaattgcaTTCCAAGCACTAGGAATACATACAATGTTGTTATCCAAATCAGTTTATTTCCATAGAGAAACCATCAGATGCAACTCAAAAGAAGTATGGACATTCCTATCTAATAACCTCCAtgtttctatttattattttaatatggGCTCAGTTTAAACGAACTTTATCTGCTATATACTATTGCTGTAAGCATGTAATCCTCATACACAGATACATGTACACATTTACAGAGCATGCCATTCACTAATTGTGTCAGATTCTACTGCAATTGGAtccatcaatttttttttaatccacCTCAAAGTATATATAGCCAAAATGGTAATACTGTACAAAGTTTCCCAGATAAACATCCATCCTACCAGCTTAGAAGTTTTGATCATTCAGGAATATGTTCAAAATTGCAGAAAATATAGATGTATAGATTAGAAATATAGTAGAATAGGcttgcatttttttattttatttcgttTTCTTGTTCAATGCCTTCCTTATGCTTGTTTTGCACATAATTCTTTTACCAGTGCTATTAAAATTTAGAAGAAAACATAAATGCAATGGTTGTTTTTCCAAGCTTGTGCAAATACAAACAAAGATGACATTCCAAGTCTGTGTTACCAGTAATAGTTTCTTCTATTAAAAATGCATGAATGCAGGCAAAGATCAAATTAGAATCTTGTTTTTCTTCACCGCAAACAGAGCGAAAAGATGCTACTACACAAGTCCAGAATAAAGGTCGATGAACAGGAATATTGCCAAAGTACAATGAAGATATAACTACTCGATGAATATGCATAGCAAAGATGAAAACAAACATATATACAATAGATAACTGCAGGCAATAGCCAATAACTACTAGTAGGATCACATATGTAAATCAGTTGCCAAgttcgcaaaaaaaaaaaaaaaatcctgatAATTAACTTGTTACATATGATATGATATCTTACAGAACTTATTTCAGAAATATATCCTAATTCAATCTTAACTGCACAGCATAAACAAGCATATGCAAGTACATAAATGACACACATACATGTGCAATTATATGCTTCAAGAAAGCTAAATTACCTCCACAAATATTTTTAGTATTATTTGATACGTTACAGCAGAAGGCTTGGGGCCTGAAGATTGCATCCTCCTAAAAATAGCTTCCGCGTTATTATATTGAGCTCCTCTTCCATATGCCTCCATAAGGGCAGTGTGGGATACAACATTCGGCGCATAGCCCCTCTTATTCATGTAGCTTAAAACCTTCTCAGCTGCATTGAAGTTCCCTTGCTTTCCATGAGCAGTTATAAGCATGATTGAATCCATTTCATTGAAGTCCCACCAATGTTGAGTCCGAAGCCACTCTAAAATCTAGTAAATGAAGCAAATAAGCACACAATAAGCAAGAAAAACATCCAAATATTTTTCAAGCCCATACAACAAAGAATTCAGAACTTGGTTCACTGAATCAATGGGTACCAATTTGGTTCTTCAACTGGGCATTTATGGTCTAAAACCACGATAAATTGTATATGCTGCCACTTTATTTTTTAGCATAATCGGACAAAGGAAATGTCAAGTCCTGGACTGAATTGAAACCTAAACTTTATTTCAGAGCAACTTGATCCTATGATTACGGGACAAGTTCAAAGGCCAAATTGACCAATCATTGGAACATCCAACTATTTCCTTTCTCATATAAGAATAACTGAATTACCAAAACAAATCATATATAAAATTGCAAATGAAGGGTTTGATTTGGCATTGGTAATGGTGGTTATGATaacaaaagaacaaaaaaagcAGAATTAGAACAAAGCCATTAAGTTTCTCAGAATTACAAACCTCGGCCACAACATTCCACTTCTTGAGCTGCTTAAATCTAACCAAAGTACCCAAAACCAAGTCTTTAGGAAGTGCACGAGTATCATTTCTCCTAGTTTTAAGAACAGAAACAGCAGAACCTGTTTCCTCAATTTGCTTCATAAGTCCCCTCCATTTCCTCTGGTCAGCTTCATGTGCCGCATCTTTAAACACCTCTAACTTCTTCCGCCTCTGCAAAAACTTCCTAGGAGACAACATACCCCTGGCTACTACCTCTAATCTTCTACTAAATTTAGTATTCAAGTTGACAGGATTCACAACCATGTTTGACTGGCTGAAATTGGAAACAGAACAATGATTAATAGATGAAATTGAACGATAGAAAATAGAAAGAGAGATGAAAGTAGGACCTCCAATTATTTGAAGAAGGTGAAATGCAAGGCTTGAAGTACAGCGTTGGAGCCATTTCCGTGTGGAATTCGGAGCCTCTTTATTtgtttgtcttcttctttttatcTTGGTCTTACAGGAGACCCAAACATGGAATACGCAGAGTTTGAAGTAGAAGGAGACGCAGTAATCAGCATGATATTTCTTCAGTGGAGAGGATAGATAGGAAAATCATTCCTTGCATTCTACAAGTGAAGTGAATGGGTATTGTGGTGGGAACCGTAAACGACCTCGTTTCGACAGTGTGCAATATGGGATTCACCTCAAACTTTCGATTTAGTGGCTATTTGATAAAATTGGAAAttaattggtaaaaaaaaaaaaaaacacccaAAAACTAAAGCAATTTAAGGCCctatgattatttatttatattaaattttggaTATTGCTATTTACCGTTTCCAAAGTAATTTTCACCGGTTCAATAGGTGAGCAAGTGAAATTTGATCCGCCACCCTTGGATATATAAGTATTAAATCAAAGGGCTGAGAATTTTTAGCGGtattattcaaattaaaaatatccttttaatttttaatccaTTAATAATTAATGAAAACTGGATCAAATACTAACTAACCTTCAATTGTTTTTCGCCGGAGAAAAAAAATTACCGCCAGTTCCTATTCGCAAGTCCAGTCCACTCTTTCGTTGACATGAGATTAAATTGGGTCTGTTCCTTCTCTTCTCTTTCATCAACGTGACACATATCCTCAAATTGGAACTGCTAGCTTGATTTTAATTGGAACTGATGGTTTGATTCCTCTTGTGTTCTTCTTTTAATGGGTTCTCTATATTTAATCTCAATTCCGTTTCATTTACAGTAATTGGATTAAGAAAGTAGCCTCTGacttcttttctattttttattttttagggaaaaaagaaataaagaccACATCAGGTTCTTGTTCACCAGAGAAAGAACCACAGCCAGTTCCTATCCGTGTTCGCGAGTTTTGGTatgattgattaaaaaaattatgagtTCATTAT includes these proteins:
- the LOC136209314 gene encoding pentatricopeptide repeat-containing protein At3g59040, which translates into the protein MAPTLYFKPCISPSSNNWSQSNMVVNPVNLNTKFSRRLEVVARGMLSPRKFLQRRKKLEVFKDAAHEADQRKWRGLMKQIEETGSAVSVLKTRRNDTRALPKDLVLGTLVRFKQLKKWNVVAEILEWLRTQHWWDFNEMDSIMLITAHGKQGNFNAAEKVLSYMNKRGYAPNVVSHTALMEAYGRGAQYNNAEAIFRRMQSSGPKPSAVTYQIILKIFVEGNKFKEAEEVFETLLNEDQPPLKPDQKMFHMMIYMYRKAGNYEKARKLFGVMPERGVPQSTVTYNSLMSFETNYKEVSKIYDQMQRSGLRPDVVSYALLINVYGKARREEEALAVFEEMLDAGVRPTHKAYNILLDAFAISGMVEQAQKVFKSMRRDRCTPDLCSYTTMLSAYVNASDMIGAEKFFNRLKQDGFEPNVITYGTLIKGYAKLNDLEKMMDKYEQMQLSGIKANQTIFTTIMDAHGKNKDFGSAVIWYKEMERFGLPPDKKSKNILLSLAKTPDEQEEANQLVGDTDNYHSVNRINGASTFEDNDDDNDDDESDEEIDEDDENEYHEAGDAEDRRISFNKDEELMTVLNKDNQQTREGLHCLEVIHL